The Streptomyces durmitorensis genome contains the following window.
CTGGCCAGGCTGCGGGACGGCGTGCGCTCGCCCGAGGCGCTGCGCCGCGTCGTCGAGGTCAACCTCGCCCGTGGCGCCGACGTCATCAAGACCCGGGTCAACGAGCGGGCAGGGCTGCCCGAGCAGGACCCGCTGGCCCAGGTGTACGACCGCGAGCAGCTGTCCGCCGTGGTCGCGGCGGCCCGGCGCGGCGGCAAGGGCGTGCTCTGCCACAGCTACAGCGAGAAGGGCTGCCACGACGCCGTCATGGCGGGCATCCGCTCGCTGGAGCACGGCGCGTTCGTCGGCGAGCGCACGCTGCACGAGATGCGGCGCAGGGGCACGTACTTCACGCCGACCCTCACCGCGATCGCCGGTCTCGCCGACTCCCCGGACCCGGTGCTCGCCGAGCGCGGCCGCCAGTACCTGCCGGTCCTGAAGCGGGCCGTGCTCGCCGCGCACGAGATGGGCGTACCGCTCGCGGCGGGCACGGACTCCTCCGGCGGGAAGATCAAGCCCATCGGCCGCGAGGTGGAGCTGATGCGCGAGGCCGGGCTCTCCGCGCTCGACGCGATCCGCACGGCCACCACCGGGGCCGCGAAGCTGCTCGGCCTCGAGCGCACGGCGGGCAGCCTCGCGCGTGGCTTCGCCGGTGACGTGATCCTCCTGGACGGCGACCCGCTGTCCGACGTGACGGTCCTCAAGAAGCCCCTGCGCGTGGTCCGTTCGGGCATCGCTCTCTGAACCCCACCGTCCCCTTTTCGGCAGTCATCTGCGCACCCCATCCCCGAAGGAGACCCCTATGACGCCTCTCTCCCGCCGCGGCGTGCTCGGCGCCGCCGCCGCGTTCGCCGGTACCGGAGCCGCCGTGGCCGCCGGCTCCCCGGCCACCGCCTCGTCCCGTGGCGACGGCCACCGCCCCAAGGCCGTGGTGTTCCGCGACGTCCGCCCCTTCGGCGCGAAGAAGCCCGTCGACCTCACGGTGGTCGACGGCCGGATCACGGACGGCCGGGCCCCCAAGGGCGCCAAGGTGATCGACGGCGGCGGCCGGGTCGCCCTGCCCTCGCTCGTGGACGCCCACATCCACCCGGACAAGACGACGTGGGGCAGCTCCTGGATCACGCGGAAGCCGGCGAGCGGCATCGCCGACTACTGCGCCCAGGACGTGGAGGTGTTCAAGAGCCAGCCCCGGCCCGTCGGCGAGCGGGCGTACGGCCTGATGGCGCACGCCGTGACCCGGGGCACCCGCGCGATGCGCGCCCACGTGGACGTGGCGCCCGCGTACGACCTGGCCGGCGTCGAGGGCGTGAACGCGGCCCGCAAGCGGCTCGGGCACGCCCTGGACGTGCAGGTCGTGGCCTTCCCGCAGCACGGCGTGATCCGGACTCCCGGCACGGCTGAGCTCCTGGAGGAAGCGGCCCGTTCCGGCGCGATCGATCTGGTCGGCGGCATCGACCCGATCAGCTTCGACAACGCGATGGACGAGCAGCTCGACCTGGTCTTCGGCCTCGCGGACCGGCACGGGGTCGGCGTGGACATCCACCTGCACGACCGCGACGAGAAGGGCACCAAGGTCCTGCGGGCCATCATCGACCGCACCCGCGCCCTCTCCCTGCGCGGCAAGGTCACGGTCAGCCACGTCTTCTGCCTGCCGAACCTGTCCGACACCGAACTGGACAAGATGGCGGCCGACCTGGGCGAGCAGGACATCTCCCTGACGACGGTCGCGCCGAACGAGTCGCTCGTCCTGCCGATCGCGAAGCTGCGCGAGCACGGCGTGCGGGTCGGGCTCGGCTCGGACGGGGTGCGCGACTCGTGGAGCCCGTTCGGCAACGCCGACATGCTGCACCGCGCGCACATACTCGGCTGGGTCACCGACGTCCGCCTCGACGACGAACTCGCCGACTGCTACGGCGTGGGCGCACACGGCGGCGCCGACGTGATGGGCCTGGACCACGCGGACCTGAAGCCCGGCGCCCCCGCCGACTTCATCCTCGTACGCGGCGAGTGCCTGCCGCAGGTCCTGGTGGACATGCCGCAGCGGGACATGGTGGTCCACGGCGGCCAGGTCGTGGCCAGGAACGGCGAGTTGGCGTAGCCCGACCCCCTGAGGGCGACCGACACCCACCCCCAGGGACACCCACCGCCCCGAAGCCCCGCGCCCCGCCGACTCCTCCTCATACGCGAGGAGCAACCCGCCACAGGCCAGGGCCGATCCGCCGCAGCCGGGCATGGTGACCACCACGGCGACATCGTGGCCAGGAACGGCGAGCTGGCGTAGCCGGTGCCCTGGGGGGCGGCCGACACCCCCCCAGGGACATCCACCACCCCGAAGCCCCGCGCCCCGCCGACTCCCTGGGAGGGGCGGCTGCCCCGCCCCTCCCAGGGCCTTCACTCCTCCGAGGCGGCCCGCATCCGGTAGTCGTACCGAGCGGGCAGCTCTTCGTCGGTCGCCGCGTGCCACAGCTCGCCCAGGACCTCCGCGCCCTCGCGCAGGTCGGCCACCTCGAAGCCCTCGTCGAATATCGCCCGCGCCGCGTCCCTCTCCCCCTCGGCCAGGAGCAGTTGGACCTCGACGAGGCGGAAGCGGCCCTCCGCCCGTGTGGACGCGGGCAGCCGTTCCCATACGCCGCGCGCCGCCGCCTGCCGTCCGGCGGCGAGCAGGACGCCTATCGCCTCCCTGCCGAGGGCCGCACTCGCGGACGTCCACAGGGTGCCGTCGTCGCGCCGCTCCTGGCACAGGTCGTCGAAGGCTTCCGCGTACCGGTCCGCGGCGCGCTCGATGTGGCCCGCATCCTGGTCGGCGACCGCGAGGCACCGCAGCAACGGCCAGCGCGACGGGGCGAGTTCGAGGCCCCGCTCCCAGCTGCGCACCGCCTGCGCACGGTCGCCCGCGTGCCACTGTGCCACGCCCAGGTGGTACTCGGCGACCGGCCGCGCGGGCGCCGTCTCCAGCATGTCCCGCCAGTGCGGGGCGACCAGGGTCGGCCCCGGCGGCGCCACCCGGCGCGGCTCGGGGACGGCGCCGGAGCGCAACAACTCCAGCCACGGCTCCTGTTCGGGGCC
Protein-coding sequences here:
- a CDS encoding amidohydrolase family protein translates to MCVESIPPPSSRLTRRGVLAGAAALAGTTAVLAASAPQAGAAAREGRQTGGDLVIEGGTLLDPATGEVTEDAVVVIVDGVVRSAGRRGRTEVPDGAEVIDAHGQWILPGLVEGHIHLNTAAEARDAVLLGATSARSGSTNFFQDIAVRELARQAPEQAPRLRAAGVFVTPDLGDTILADPELTPLARLRDGVRSPEALRRVVEVNLARGADVIKTRVNERAGLPEQDPLAQVYDREQLSAVVAAARRGGKGVLCHSYSEKGCHDAVMAGIRSLEHGAFVGERTLHEMRRRGTYFTPTLTAIAGLADSPDPVLAERGRQYLPVLKRAVLAAHEMGVPLAAGTDSSGGKIKPIGREVELMREAGLSALDAIRTATTGAAKLLGLERTAGSLARGFAGDVILLDGDPLSDVTVLKKPLRVVRSGIAL
- a CDS encoding amidohydrolase family protein; this translates as MTPLSRRGVLGAAAAFAGTGAAVAAGSPATASSRGDGHRPKAVVFRDVRPFGAKKPVDLTVVDGRITDGRAPKGAKVIDGGGRVALPSLVDAHIHPDKTTWGSSWITRKPASGIADYCAQDVEVFKSQPRPVGERAYGLMAHAVTRGTRAMRAHVDVAPAYDLAGVEGVNAARKRLGHALDVQVVAFPQHGVIRTPGTAELLEEAARSGAIDLVGGIDPISFDNAMDEQLDLVFGLADRHGVGVDIHLHDRDEKGTKVLRAIIDRTRALSLRGKVTVSHVFCLPNLSDTELDKMAADLGEQDISLTTVAPNESLVLPIAKLREHGVRVGLGSDGVRDSWSPFGNADMLHRAHILGWVTDVRLDDELADCYGVGAHGGADVMGLDHADLKPGAPADFILVRGECLPQVLVDMPQRDMVVHGGQVVARNGELA